One window of Phycisphaeraceae bacterium genomic DNA carries:
- a CDS encoding 16S rRNA (uracil(1498)-N(3))-methyltransferase has protein sequence MSVHRIFLHAQTLEPGVMISVSGDEAQHTTRVKRLKQGDAIEVLNGTGQIASAIIERVGSRKNYQLDLRIEAVESYPPPSPRVEVWSAAPKGARLDEMIEGLSQTGCVLWRALICERTIVEPREGKLARLERIAVESAKQCGRAWTMLIGEPIAFRDALAAPGAERVLIADATGVNVRETTRSACRSVRLLVGPEGGLSPAEITSARAAGIEFVRLGPHIMRIETAAVVGCATFLQLGGSDGV, from the coding sequence ATGTCGGTCCACCGCATCTTCCTCCACGCTCAGACGCTCGAACCGGGTGTCATGATCAGCGTGTCCGGCGATGAGGCCCAGCACACGACGCGGGTCAAGCGTCTCAAGCAGGGCGATGCGATCGAGGTCCTGAACGGAACCGGCCAGATCGCTTCGGCGATCATTGAGCGCGTCGGTTCGCGAAAGAACTACCAACTCGACCTGCGCATCGAGGCCGTCGAGTCATACCCGCCCCCCTCGCCCCGTGTCGAAGTCTGGAGCGCGGCTCCGAAGGGGGCTCGCCTTGATGAGATGATCGAGGGACTGAGCCAGACCGGGTGTGTGCTCTGGCGTGCCCTGATCTGCGAGCGGACCATCGTCGAGCCCAGAGAAGGCAAGCTCGCGCGGCTTGAACGGATCGCGGTTGAGAGTGCGAAGCAGTGCGGCAGGGCGTGGACGATGCTGATCGGCGAGCCGATTGCGTTCCGAGATGCGCTCGCCGCGCCCGGTGCTGAGCGTGTGCTGATTGCGGACGCGACGGGGGTCAATGTTCGCGAGACGACTCGCAGCGCGTGCCGGAGCGTGCGCCTTCTGGTCGGCCCGGAGGGGGGGCTGAGCCCGGCGGAGATCACTTCGGCCAGGGCAGCGGGGATCGAGTTCGTGCGTCTTGGGCCTCACATCATGCGGATTGAGACCGCTGCGGTTGTGGGATGCGCGACGTTTCTGCAACTCGGGGGCAGCGACGGCGTTTAG
- a CDS encoding terpene cyclase/mutase family protein, whose product MQRRTVRMCRTPVARLLLSVVICAVPVVSARAIDPDRREKAERMASRAIEWLRAQQDDRTGGWALPPSGPVYPAITGLVVNGMLMEPGQDASDPDIDRALRFILSYAQEDGGIYDQILANYNTSICLSALARARTPEARRVIPGAQAFLRGLQYSEAADTTSPAGTETKVVTRDHPFYGGVGYGNHGRPDNSNLNLMLQALHDSGVPGDDPAFERALVFLARTQMLDSVNDMPYADHSSQGGFIYATSPNAESVDRLVGQSQAGMIDETLENGQQISRLRAYGSMTYAGFKSYIYADLKRDDPRVVAAYEWLRSNYTLEENPGIGTDGMYYYYVTFARAMHAWGEETIDIVVRGSGDERTETRDWANDLIDRLATLQNEDGSFRSVDDRWMENNPVLITAYGLLALQNARGLK is encoded by the coding sequence ATGCAACGCAGGACCGTTCGTATGTGCCGCACACCCGTCGCCCGCCTGCTCCTTTCGGTTGTGATCTGCGCTGTGCCGGTTGTGAGCGCGAGAGCGATCGACCCGGATCGACGCGAGAAGGCGGAGCGGATGGCGAGCCGCGCGATCGAGTGGCTCCGTGCTCAGCAGGACGATCGCACGGGGGGGTGGGCGCTTCCGCCTTCCGGCCCTGTGTACCCCGCGATCACCGGGCTGGTGGTGAACGGGATGCTGATGGAACCGGGGCAGGACGCGTCGGATCCGGATATCGATCGCGCTTTGCGGTTCATCCTTTCTTACGCGCAGGAAGACGGTGGCATCTACGACCAGATTCTCGCCAACTACAACACGTCGATCTGTCTTTCAGCGCTTGCAAGGGCACGCACGCCGGAGGCCCGGCGCGTGATCCCGGGTGCGCAGGCGTTCCTGCGCGGGTTGCAATACAGCGAGGCGGCGGACACCACCTCGCCCGCAGGTACGGAGACAAAGGTTGTCACAAGGGATCATCCGTTCTATGGGGGCGTCGGGTATGGCAACCATGGTCGTCCTGACAACAGCAATCTGAATCTCATGCTGCAGGCGCTGCACGATTCCGGCGTGCCCGGGGATGATCCGGCGTTCGAGCGGGCGCTCGTGTTTCTCGCACGCACGCAGATGCTGGACAGCGTGAACGACATGCCGTACGCCGATCACTCATCTCAGGGCGGGTTTATCTATGCCACGAGCCCGAACGCCGAGAGCGTTGATCGGCTTGTGGGGCAATCGCAGGCGGGGATGATCGATGAGACGCTCGAGAACGGGCAGCAGATCAGCCGCCTGCGTGCGTACGGCTCGATGACGTATGCGGGGTTCAAGAGTTACATCTATGCGGATCTGAAGCGGGACGATCCGCGCGTGGTGGCGGCGTATGAGTGGCTCCGGAGCAACTACACCCTTGAGGAGAACCCTGGGATCGGCACGGACGGGATGTATTACTACTACGTCACCTTTGCACGAGCTATGCATGCCTGGGGAGAAGAGACGATCGACATCGTGGTTCGCGGCTCCGGTGATGAACGGACCGAGACCCGCGATTGGGCCAATGACCTCATCGATCGACTGGCCACATTGCAGAATGAGGATGGGTCTTTCCGGAGTGTGGACGACCGGTGGATGGAGAACAACCCCGTGCTGATCACGGCGTATGGGCTGCTTGCGCTTCAGAACGCGCGGGGATTGAAGTAA
- the tpx gene encoding thiol peroxidase translates to MKRVMVCGVAAVLATIAGCAASQRATERTGLVTMRGAPLTLQGVGPGAQIGKPAPDFVAIANDMSERSLRDYRGKTVILATIPSLETAVCDAETRAVNERASALGESIAVVTVSMDLPFTQKKWCAAAGIDRVETLSDSRLRQVGDNYALRIKENGLLARSVTVIDGAGIVRYQEIVPELSREPDYDSAIKAARAASDAR, encoded by the coding sequence ATGAAACGTGTCATGGTGTGTGGTGTGGCGGCAGTCCTCGCGACAATCGCCGGTTGCGCAGCAAGCCAGAGAGCGACCGAGCGGACCGGGCTCGTCACGATGCGAGGCGCGCCGCTGACGCTCCAGGGTGTCGGTCCGGGGGCGCAGATCGGCAAGCCGGCACCGGACTTCGTCGCGATCGCGAACGACATGAGCGAGCGGTCCCTGCGAGACTACAGAGGCAAGACCGTGATCCTCGCGACAATCCCCTCGCTCGAGACCGCCGTCTGCGACGCCGAGACACGGGCCGTCAACGAGCGTGCCTCCGCGCTCGGCGAGTCGATCGCCGTCGTCACGGTGTCGATGGATCTTCCGTTCACGCAGAAGAAGTGGTGCGCCGCAGCGGGGATCGATCGCGTGGAGACGCTCTCCGACAGCCGCCTCCGACAGGTCGGCGACAACTACGCCCTGCGAATCAAAGAGAACGGGCTGCTCGCCCGCTCGGTGACGGTGATCGACGGCGCGGGGATCGTGCGGTACCAGGAGATCGTCCCCGAGCTGTCCCGCGAGCCGGATTACGACAGCGCGATCAAGGCCGCCCGTGCTGCCTCCGACGCTCGTTGA
- a CDS encoding 5-(carboxyamino)imidazole ribonucleotide synthase encodes MSELRLGVLGGGQLALMLAQAASSLGVSVRTFDESSDAPAARITDHRVGRFDDDEAIARFADGCDAVTCEFENVPASTLEAASRHAPVRPNPTAFAIAQDRALERGLFSSLGIPTTTWVAVGSPEDLDRAIETVGFPMILKTRRMGYDGKGQCLVRSPEEAWTQGAALLASAPGGLIADRMATLRAEVSVVAVRSADGQVAKYPLCQNEHRHGILWRTQAPAPIGEDAPEIVENARAAALRVLHAIDYVGVMAIEFFVEGENGALCLLANEMAPRVHNTGHWTIEGASTSQFENHVRAVLGLPLGSTMMTTPEAIASMYNIVGRVPARGSLLAVPDARVHLYGKPARRARKLGHVTLVGTDARELSRRETIVEELCAWDV; translated from the coding sequence GTGTCCGAACTTCGGCTCGGAGTTCTGGGGGGCGGTCAACTGGCGTTGATGCTCGCGCAGGCGGCGTCGAGTCTCGGCGTCTCCGTCAGGACTTTCGACGAATCCTCCGACGCCCCCGCAGCGCGGATCACCGATCATCGCGTCGGACGCTTCGACGATGACGAGGCCATCGCGCGGTTCGCCGATGGGTGCGACGCGGTCACGTGCGAGTTCGAGAACGTGCCCGCATCGACCCTCGAAGCCGCATCACGCCACGCGCCCGTCCGCCCGAACCCGACGGCGTTCGCGATCGCGCAGGATCGTGCACTCGAGCGAGGACTCTTCTCCTCGCTCGGCATTCCCACGACGACATGGGTCGCGGTCGGAAGCCCGGAGGATCTCGACCGCGCGATCGAGACGGTCGGCTTTCCCATGATCCTCAAGACCCGGCGCATGGGGTACGACGGCAAAGGTCAGTGTCTCGTGCGTTCGCCGGAGGAGGCGTGGACGCAAGGCGCGGCACTGCTCGCCTCCGCGCCCGGCGGGCTGATCGCCGACCGCATGGCAACGCTCCGTGCCGAGGTATCTGTCGTTGCGGTACGCTCCGCTGACGGGCAGGTCGCGAAGTATCCGCTCTGCCAGAACGAGCACCGACACGGCATCCTCTGGCGCACGCAGGCACCGGCACCGATCGGCGAGGACGCGCCGGAGATCGTCGAGAACGCCCGTGCCGCGGCCTTGCGCGTCCTGCACGCAATCGATTATGTCGGCGTGATGGCGATCGAGTTCTTCGTTGAAGGCGAGAACGGCGCGCTCTGCCTGCTGGCGAACGAGATGGCCCCGCGTGTGCACAACACCGGGCACTGGACGATCGAAGGGGCCAGCACCAGCCAGTTCGAGAACCACGTCCGCGCGGTGCTCGGGCTGCCTCTCGGGTCAACCATGATGACGACGCCCGAAGCGATCGCATCGATGTACAACATCGTGGGCCGCGTGCCCGCTCGCGGCTCGCTGCTCGCGGTGCCAGATGCGCGGGTGCATCTGTACGGAAAGCCCGCGCGACGCGCCCGAAAGCTGGGGCACGTCACACTCGTCGGGACGGATGCGCGGGAACTCTCGCGCAGGGAGACGATCGTTGAAGAACTCTGCGCGTGGGACGTCTGA